A single window of Sulfurimonas crateris DNA harbors:
- the cas4 gene encoding type V CRISPR-associated protein Cas4, protein MEPYIPISFLNDFIFCPRSIYFHQLYGRSSESLYHSTDQSEGKAAHTAVDTKTYTTAKKVLQTIEIYSKTYGLGGKIDTFDTQTGVLTERKKKIKVIYEGYIYQLYAQYHCLVESGYKVNAMRLYSMDDNKIYPIVLPSEDKVRQSAFEALLRQIRTFDLSAPFAVNPNKCFRCIYRYLCDVAA, encoded by the coding sequence ATGGAACCTTATATCCCCATCTCGTTTTTAAACGATTTTATTTTTTGTCCTCGCTCCATTTACTTTCATCAGCTTTATGGCAGAAGCAGTGAAAGTTTGTACCACAGTACCGACCAAAGTGAGGGTAAAGCTGCACATACCGCCGTCGATACCAAGACATATACAACAGCGAAAAAGGTATTGCAAACTATAGAGATCTACAGTAAAACCTACGGTTTGGGTGGAAAGATAGATACTTTTGATACCCAAACGGGCGTTTTGACTGAACGCAAAAAAAAGATAAAAGTGATCTATGAAGGCTATATTTATCAACTTTATGCACAGTACCATTGTTTGGTAGAGTCAGGATATAAGGTCAATGCTATGAGACTCTACAGTATGGATGATAACAAGATCTATCCTATTGTACTTCCTAGCGAAGATAAAGTGCGTCAGAGTGCTTTTGAGGCACTTTTACGACAAATACGCACATTTGATCTGAGTGCACCTTTTGCTGTAAATCCGAACAAATGCTTTCGATGTATTTACCGTTATTTATGTGATGTTGCAGCATGA